A portion of the Micromonospora vinacea genome contains these proteins:
- a CDS encoding TIGR03557 family F420-dependent LLM class oxidoreductase, translated as MKIGYFLSSEEFTPAELLEQARGAERAGFEALWISDHYHPWVDAQGQSPFVWSMIGALSQVCSLPVTTAVTCPTVRIHPAVIAQAAATSAVLHGGRFVLGVGTGEALNEHIFGDAWPQADVRLEMLEEAVEVLRALWGGGFVNHHGKHYTVEQARIYTLPDTPPPIYVSGFGPKSIDLAARIGDGYVSTMPDGEMVRRFRENGGGDKPCQAGFKAAYADSEDEGMRIAYERWPNAGVPGELSQVLPSPRHFEQAAELVKPEMLKEAFVCGNSADAHLEMIDQYAKAGFDEVYVANTGPHYQGLFDLYQREVLPRLS; from the coding sequence ATGAAGATCGGATACTTTCTGTCCAGTGAGGAGTTCACGCCAGCCGAGTTGCTGGAGCAGGCGCGCGGTGCCGAACGGGCCGGCTTCGAGGCGCTGTGGATCTCCGACCACTACCACCCCTGGGTGGACGCACAGGGCCAGAGCCCGTTCGTCTGGTCGATGATCGGCGCGCTCAGCCAGGTCTGTTCGCTGCCGGTGACCACGGCGGTGACCTGCCCCACCGTGCGGATCCACCCCGCCGTTATCGCACAGGCCGCGGCGACCAGCGCGGTGCTGCACGGCGGGCGGTTCGTGCTCGGCGTCGGCACCGGCGAGGCACTCAACGAGCACATCTTCGGCGACGCCTGGCCGCAGGCCGACGTCCGGCTGGAAATGCTGGAGGAAGCCGTCGAGGTGCTGCGAGCACTGTGGGGTGGCGGCTTCGTCAACCACCACGGCAAGCACTACACAGTGGAGCAGGCCCGGATCTACACCCTGCCCGACACTCCCCCGCCGATCTACGTCTCCGGCTTCGGGCCGAAGTCCATCGACCTGGCCGCCCGGATCGGTGACGGTTACGTGAGCACCATGCCCGACGGCGAGATGGTCCGGCGCTTCCGCGAGAACGGCGGCGGCGACAAGCCGTGCCAGGCCGGCTTCAAGGCGGCGTACGCGGACAGCGAAGACGAGGGCATGCGCATCGCGTACGAGCGCTGGCCCAACGCGGGGGTGCCGGGTGAGCTGTCCCAGGTGCTGCCCTCGCCGCGACACTTCGAGCAGGCCGCCGAGCTGGTCAAGCCGGAGATGCTGAAGGAGGCGTTCGTCTGCGGCAACAGCGCCGACGCGCACCTGGAGATGATCGACCAGTACGCCAAGGCCGGCTTCGACGAGGTCTACGTGGCCAACACCGGCCCGCACTACCAGGGTCTGTTCGACCTCTACCAGCGCGAGGTCCTGCCCCGGCTGAGCTGA
- a CDS encoding RecQ family ATP-dependent DNA helicase: protein MKLSTHSMTLRRAARSLFGWKALRPNQLAAMRAVMKRRDALVVLPTGAGKSAIYQIPASLIPGPTVVISPLLALQQDQIASLNERQRPELRAVRISSNESPTQQAEAITEIREGRAEFLFITPEQLSNPERMAEVAGLKPALVAIDEAHCISAWGHDFRPDYLALGHLIDGIGRPPVVALTATASPPVRDDIIARLRLREPEVVVSGLDRPNLFVEVAHCPTEDYRWRRLIALLSDDERPGIIYVPTRRAAEELSARLTDAGYPAQFYHGGMAAGARHELHEAFLADQVPIMVATSAFGMGIDKPNIAWVVHMALPDSPDSYFQEIGRAGRDGQPARVLLLWQAEDVGLQRFFSGGLPDVDELRDLAALLRKKPATKTELRETTGLGPRKLGQYLSLLEQVGAAEPRARQRLGAPRYSPTPTDAAAAALAEAERQQTVTRSRTDMMRAFAETTACRGQTLLAYFGEQMTQVCGHCDNCHNGTSVADQGAVGPFPVHSQVRHPEWGPGLVLSYEEDKMTVLFDEVGYKTLSVRVVSEQGLLTLD, encoded by the coding sequence ATGAAACTGTCCACGCATTCGATGACGTTGCGCCGCGCGGCCCGCAGCCTTTTCGGCTGGAAGGCGCTGCGACCCAACCAACTGGCCGCCATGCGCGCGGTGATGAAGCGACGCGACGCCCTGGTGGTGTTGCCCACCGGGGCCGGCAAGTCGGCGATCTACCAGATTCCGGCCAGCCTGATCCCCGGCCCCACCGTGGTGATCTCCCCCCTGCTGGCCCTCCAGCAGGACCAGATCGCCTCCCTCAACGAGCGGCAACGCCCGGAGCTGCGGGCGGTGCGGATCAGCTCGAACGAGTCGCCCACCCAGCAGGCCGAGGCGATCACCGAGATCCGCGAGGGCCGGGCGGAGTTCCTCTTCATCACACCGGAACAGCTCAGCAACCCCGAGCGGATGGCCGAGGTCGCCGGGCTGAAACCGGCGCTGGTGGCGATCGACGAGGCGCACTGCATCTCCGCGTGGGGGCACGACTTCCGCCCCGACTACCTGGCGCTCGGGCACCTCATCGACGGCATCGGCCGACCGCCGGTGGTCGCGCTGACCGCCACCGCCTCCCCGCCGGTACGGGACGACATCATCGCCCGGCTGCGGCTGCGCGAGCCCGAGGTGGTGGTCTCCGGGCTGGACCGGCCGAACCTGTTCGTCGAGGTCGCGCACTGCCCCACCGAGGACTACCGGTGGCGGCGACTGATCGCGCTGCTGAGCGACGACGAGCGGCCCGGAATCATCTACGTGCCCACCCGCCGTGCCGCCGAGGAGTTGTCCGCCCGGTTGACCGACGCCGGCTACCCGGCGCAGTTCTACCACGGCGGGATGGCGGCCGGCGCACGCCACGAACTGCACGAGGCGTTCCTCGCCGACCAGGTGCCGATCATGGTGGCGACCTCGGCGTTCGGCATGGGCATCGACAAGCCGAACATCGCCTGGGTGGTGCACATGGCGCTGCCCGACTCGCCGGACAGCTACTTCCAGGAGATCGGCCGGGCCGGCCGCGACGGGCAACCGGCCCGGGTGCTGCTGCTCTGGCAGGCCGAGGACGTGGGCCTGCAACGGTTCTTCAGCGGCGGCCTGCCCGACGTCGACGAGCTGCGCGACCTGGCCGCGCTGCTGCGCAAGAAGCCGGCCACCAAGACCGAGCTGCGCGAGACCACCGGCCTCGGGCCGCGCAAGCTGGGCCAGTACCTCTCCCTGTTGGAGCAGGTCGGTGCGGCCGAGCCGCGCGCCCGGCAGCGCCTCGGCGCGCCCCGTTACTCCCCCACCCCGACCGACGCCGCCGCGGCGGCGCTGGCCGAGGCGGAGCGCCAGCAGACGGTGACCCGGTCCCGCACCGACATGATGCGGGCCTTCGCCGAGACCACCGCCTGCCGGGGGCAGACCCTGCTGGCCTACTTCGGCGAGCAGATGACGCAGGTCTGCGGCCACTGCGACAACTGCCACAACGGCACCAGCGTGGCCGACCAGGGTGCCGTCGGGCCGTTCCCGGTGCACAGCCAGGTGCGTCACCCGGAGTGGGGACCCGGCCTGGTGCTGTCGTACGAGGAGGACAAGATGACTGTTCTCTTCGATGAGGTCGGGTACAAGACGTTGTCAGTGCGCGTGGTGTCCGAACAGGGCCTGCTGACCCTGGACTA